The sequence tacgtttatatgaaactggcactggcaaacgaatccatatgtatgaaagggataaaaaatcacacgtacacaaaaaatttggcacaattTTCCCAACGGCCTTAACAAAGTGATTGTAAAGGGGCGGGGCTAGTGACAGTTTAACGACCACGCGTGCAGGTCATGTGCAGGGTAACATGACCaccactcttcttgctgggCATGTTgtttcagtgcacacatatgcgtgcaacactatatttaataaagatcccagcaagaagagtggtGGTCATGTTACCCTGCACATGACCTGCACGCGTGGTCGTTAAACTGTCACTAGCCCCGCCCCTTTACAATCACTTTGTTAAGGCCGTTGGGAAaattgtgccaaattttttgtgtacgtgtgattttttatccctttcatacatatggattcgtttgccagtgccagtttcatataaacgtagcgacgaacaaaataacttttaggccagcgccggcAGCatagcgcgatagccgagcggctagcaatgcaACTTTCcaatccaaaatccttggttcgaatcacaaacaaattttttttttttttatatttatttcattttgttttagtttaatggttttcttttacaaattgACGACAAATATAACGTAAATAACATTTATTTAGCtctattaatatatttacacttatatttaagaaactgtgtTTTCACGAAactattttaataacaaaagtacgtttacatttaatttgattagtatttttgattattaatttatttatttactagttATTAGTATACCTacttctttatatatattataattatatttaaaaaattatattaaggcAAAATTAGTGTGAAAATAGTATAAACTGTAATATTCGAAGGCAAAAGGTAAATACATTCATTGATTAATagttaatttaacattttttttagttctaattaataatttatttacatataacttttttatatatattaagtgttaaatattattttggatTTAAATTCCGCTGCCGATAATTTCGCTGCTTAAAACGGTGGTGACTAAGCTCAATTGACCTACGAATGTTCTTCTCGTAAGTTGTTCGTCCGCATAGCTGAAAAATATCTGAAACAAGAAAACAGATACAATGTTATAGATgcggtgtatatatgtatatatgttaattttttttttaatttttgtgcaaaattttagaaCTAGTTATTTaccatattataattttaaataaagtgaataaccaaaaacaaaagaaagtacAAATTTACCTACCAAAAAGTATGTCCGAAACAAGAGAATATTGGGACAATGCTTCCTTGTTGCCCCTACCATCCCAGTTGCAAAGCGACAACATTTCATCACTATAAAGTTGACGAAGCAAATCGTCAACAGTCGTTTCAGGACccttaattttcaaaagtaaagttttctaaaaattaaaacaaaaacatctatTAGACAAGAacgaagaaattatttttttactaaccaTTGCTTCAACATATTCTTGTTGCAgcagctttttttcaaattcttcagCTGCAGCTACCGTTTGCAATGGTAATGTGGACGATATTTCCGTTTGAATTTCATCCACTTCTTCTCCAGTCATTTTACAAACAGAATGATGAATCCTGCGGAGTAAGACCTTACATTCACGCACCGTCTTAAATTCTGTAAGCTGCTCACTGGCTTCGATTTTCTGTATAGTTATCAAAATAagaatgtaaataaatagtttgATACGACAGTGGTATGCCGCTAAATACgtacattttcattaaatatgttTTCTAAATTAGTTAGTCGCTTGCCGAAATGAAAGAATTGGTCCATAACTATTTTCTGGTTTTCCAATAGTTTTGCTTGGTTTGTTAAAACCGTTTTTAACAATTCCTCAACTGCTgggaaacattaaaaatttaagtttaaattaacaatataaatataatatatatatatgcatttaaaaTACCCTTGTCGCCAACTGGCTGCTGAGCCTCAATGCCAATGGTTTCTTCGCTGAACAAAAACTCCATATCTGtaataatagcataaaaaaacagcagtatcaaatttcttaatattttaaatgttaaatCTAATTTTCAAAAACGTGGAAAAGGTGATGCAGAACTGGTATAAGTAAGTGTTTGCCTTCATGGGGTATGCAAAAGTATTTGTATGCAATGTCCTCTTtgggtatttttatttcttcattacCTAATTGATCACCTAGTATTATACCTAGTGCCGGAGCAGATTGTACCGGTTGGTCAAAATAGTTTTCTAATTTGCCAAAACTGTATCCTATTAAATAATCACCTATACCTATTATTTTGACAGGCCCAACTTTTCTGCTAAAACAGTAggaatctttttcttttttgtgatcaattttgaaagaccaatttttgaaatattctcgACATCATTTCCTTCTTCTAGCCTAAAATGTATTTGCTCAAGAATTTTGTTTGGCTTTTTAacgattttctttaaatattgcaTATAGTTTTCAAACTTATATGCCGAAAAACTATCAAGAGTTCCATACTGCCTAGCACAATCTGTTATGTGCAAAAACCCATGCACATTATAACTAACTAAATAGTCACCAAAGATTTGCCCAAACAAATGAACAAACTCCTGCAAAATATTCTGTGCTACGTCTGCTTcagtttttaatgatttttggcTTGATAATAGCCGTATTCCAGTGTGCAATAGGAGGAAGAGAAAGTAAAAATCACTACCAATACAgtcttttaatacaaaaattccaatatacaataaaaattgtCTGTATTCCGTCGATTTCCAATTATTGATTTCATTGAAATCCCTGCACACGCGACCAAAATCTGTAGGAacatattttgacaaaaaattaattttttcattaattttagtgACATTAGCTCTCTTCATTAACAACTGAGTCAACTTTTTAGTTACACCAAGATCGACTAGGTGCATTGGATCAAGTGGAAATTGCGACACCATTTTAAAACCTGATTTTTCTAAAATGCTTTCGCAAGTTCTAAAAGTAGAACTATGATGTGCCGGTTCTGCTCTATATTTAAAAGAAACATCAGAGCGTAGGTTATGAACTTTTTTCGAAAAGCAAAtccttttatttacataacttCCTACTTGATCACACTTTGAGCAACTATTTTTACCATTGTGAGACTGTACACCTGTGACAAAGGCACGGGCAGGTGTATCACAGCAAAATAAACGGAtatcaaactttttctttatgggATTTGATCCCACTTGAAGTccgttttctttcaaataaattactTCCTCACAAAAATCTTTTAAGTAATCATTGACGTTCCACGGTTTTTCCGTCCCAGAAAAGCAAGCAATGGTAAAAGGGTACTCGTTTGGAAAGCCAACGATTGCTCCAAGGATGGGCCACAAAACTTTACTTGAACTGTTATACAACTTAAGCCCATCAATGCCTACGTCAATTTGTACTTCATCCTTATCGTGAAGAAAAGCAAATGCGCCTATTTTAAAATGGTATTGGATACCGCGATATAAAAATTCCCCACTTGGAATGGATTGAATCacagctttttttttatttgttttaaaaagagTTTTAGCTGACAGGGGCAAATCTTTGACGCCTATTCTCCTAAGCACTTGAAGTAGATGTGTAACTACATTATGGGACACCCTATTTTCTATagcccatttttttatttcaagcgcACTATCACATTCCACCGTATCATTTTCGGGAGCACTACCGCTAATTTCACTGGACATTACTGACACATTGGAATAGTCTGAGCTACTCTCctccaaaaaaatttcactatcATCACAAACCCTAAGCATTCGCGAATATTTTTCCGCACTTGCCCTCCACTCTCTGTTCTCGCAGctcattaaatttgcaaaagtttttttattcattataggTACTTACCCCTTTTTTAAtcagcaaaacacaacaaaaacaccacAATacaatattgtataataattgtatataattataacttttaactttaattataaCGTTTCAGAGCGAAATTTGCGCgcacaatatgaatatcaatgacaattttttgacaatttgattcGCGGCCTACTTCGatctttttgacttattgctttgacagccacttatcgttttcttttgttctatttctattgatgcaaaaatgagaaaaaatatatgaataaagtttgcttactgcttacacatttgccaaaggttgacaatttgattcgCGGCCTACTTTGATCTTTTTGACTCTttgctttgacagccacttgtcgttttcttttcttctttttctattgatgcaaaaatgagaaaaaatatatgaataaagtttgcttactgcttacacatttgccaaaggtgacggagaataaaaaaaaaagtcgatttccaaagaaatacgagtgcatatgtgttagtaacatacaaaaaagtgtaattgtgtgagagtttcggtcacgcaggttttgctgggatacaactgaacttagttgtcccatacatgcaaatacgtttctttgaagttttcctttatttattttaaagttttatactatctagaaaatgcatacatacaaatgtatgtatattattattccctgtaataaaatgtaaattgaaaaagatttggtttgccaaaggaacaaataaatgcatattcaaatgtaaatacacacatatgtcgatataccaaaacacttgtatgctatgaattaatttcgactcaaaaaattagtaaaaattttcatcaaatttgtttagttttaaatttactaaaacgcacataccaaaatgtgagacgtcgttttataatgaatatttttaaattaaatcaaaatattaaagttactttgatttgaaatgttggcgcatataataaatattcaatcattttttcttcatcacctttgtctgaaaatacaaattgaataaattttcgtttatcaagggaacataaaaatgcacaagcaaatactttgcaaaatgccgtcggctattcgtcaatttgatttcctacagaggccaaaaactgtgcaaggccaatatgctaaaggagaaatcgctgtaaaacatgtctgttaaaagtttcaccacaccccggcggcggttagacttcatttttgacaattcacactattcgtagctcgtgagaattctctatatttaacgttctctggagtacgtttgctttgttcagcTCTCTTTCAGCATTGTATGGGCAAAGAACTCTTTAATCTTTTGCGCGATATTCACCAAAATGAGACGCCTTCTGgtgggaaaattattattctgggtGGAGACTTTAGGCAAGTTTTGCCTGTGGTACCGAGAAGTACGCGAACTGGCATAGTTGGTAATTGTTTAAAGCGTTGctctttgtggattttttttaaataatttaagctCACAATCAATATGCGCAGTCAAGAACCCGactattgtaattttcttttgcgcaTAGGACACGGCGAAGGGCAAGACAATGCATCAAGAGTAAAAATTCCTGatcaaattctttaaaaaaacggaaacctcattgactggattttccaaccaaataatgGAATAATAGAAATCGATAATTTAAAAGACCGAGCCATATTATATCCAAAAAATGATCAATGTGCCATCATAAACTCGAGTATAGTCAATATGCTACCTGGTCAAGAGCGCACATATCTCAGCGCTGATACGATTGTTTCACAAGATTCACAAGATCAGGTAAGATTCCCTGTGGAACTTTTACACTCCCTCAATTTTTGTGGAACTCGGCCGCAAaagcttcaattgaaaattggaacagTGATAATGTTGATTCGCAATTTAAGCCTAGCAGAAGGAttggtgaatggcacacgacttatcataaaacaaatgcatccgaattttttgcacgcggaagtgttatgcggagaggctcagggaaggcgatttctattgcctcgtataaatttgcagccgagcgaaaccacacttccttttacgttgaaacgccgccaatttcccattataatagtcttcgccataacaataaataaggcccaggggcaaacattatcaagggtggggcttcatttaaaggaggattgctttgctcacggccaactttatgttgcgttaagccgggttagatcctgggaaaatatacgagttcaaatgggcaataacgaaaacttgacgttgaatgtagtttataatgaagtagtttaaaaaaaaaattactgatttaactgaaaaaaattttcaaaatgttatatgcataacttcttacatattacatatgaataaaaatatacacttttctaatcatcataacttttaatacataatataaaagtgtcacatatgctgtttactttccgtgggaaaaaagcccacccgattttcgggggttacatactagtatgtatataaaccAAATCTTTGATCTCTTGATAAATAAAATCCTCCATAGAAGAACATAGGACATTTAATGGTAATGTATGGTAGGCATAAAATTATCCACTTTTATgcgacataaatatttaaataaaatatctgtatatataaaagaaagtcatgttagttacactatttaaaACTCGAGAACAGCTGAACCGATTTGgttgaaaattggtggagaggtagcttagaaccaggagacggacataggGTACTCTTTATCCCTTTCGAACGCctttccgtgaagtcactataaaatgtggtataacaaaaacgcatctgatatggaataacaaaacgcaaatgacagctaaacgtaattttgtcagtggttaagtagaaaattttataatataaattttttcaaaaatatataatcacagtaatcAGTATTCTCTTTGAATCCTCATTATAAATGCCGCGACCAAGGCGATCGAATACTTCCCGACAAAGTcgtaatgcaagaaggatacgaaatATTGCGGATGTGTGTTCTACTGATGCTCTTGGTCGTATGTAAACAAATCATCCAAAGAATGATGAATGCTTCTATTTGCGGTTGTTGCTGGAAAATGTGCGTGGGCCAACGTCATTTGAGTCACTACGGAGTGTTAATGGTACAATATTCCCAACATATCGTGCTGCATGTGAAGAACTCAATTTACTAGAAAGCGATACCCATTGGGATACGACAATCATTGAAGCCATTATCTCTGCATCTCCAAGTCAGATATGCACATTATTTACTATCATTATTTCGACATACTTTCCATCGAACCCATCTAACCTATGGCATAAATACAAGGATAATATAATATGTCAGAAGatattttacatacaatttGTGTCAGTTCCAGAAATCCGGATCTTGAGATGAATGAGGAGATACATAATCGGGCTTTACTCTTGATCGAAGACATGTGTTACTTTATGTGCGGTAGTTTATTAGTCAGGTTAGGAATGCCAGCGTCAAATCGTGAAATGAATTGCGCATTTAATCGAGAGTTGGAACGGGAACGTGAATATGATCACCACGAATTAGATTTAGTAATTCAAACGAATGTACCACTGTTGAATCGCCAACAAAAAGAAGTTTATGATACATTAATGAAGGCAATTGATGATGGAAATGGTGGTTTATATATCCTTGATGCCCCTGGGGGAATGGTAAGACATTCCTCATGTCAGTAATTTTAGCCACTGTTCGTTCAAGATCCAACATTGCGCTTGCAGTGGCTTCTTCTGGAATAGCAGCCACATTGTTAGAAGGATGCCGTAGGgcttatttagcattaaaattgccgttaaatcttcaaaaaattgaagaaccaacatgtaatatttcaaaaactcagCAATGGCCAAAGTTTTATCAGCATCGAAAATCATCATCTGGGACGAATGCACAATGGCGCATAAACGTGCATTAGAAGCACGACGAATCGAacggattgatttcatttcctcagaatttctgtaTCTTTGTCTCATCAaaagacgaacttatcaataaagtattcccaaacatcattaataactacaaaaataaagaatggttgagtgagcgagcaattttagcggctcagaataaagatgtagatgtctacataattcaaaaatatatcattggaacaatgcattcattcaaatccatttactatgtaacaaatgaagatgaagccaccaactatccaattgaatttttaaactccttggatgtgcctggcttaccaccgcacaatttacgcctaaaagttggctccgtagtaatcatgcttcgaaacataagcccaccaaaactttgcaacggtacgcgcttggtggtaaataaattgatgaacaatgtgatttacgcgacgatactcaaaggaaagttcgaaggtgaagaagttctcattccgaggatcccgatgatcccaaccgatcttccatttgagtttaaaatacttcaatttccgatccgtCTTACATTCGTCATggccattaacaaatcacaaggccattccttgaaagtttgtagtctgaatctagaaaatcaatgtttctcacatggtcaatctTATGTAGCATgttcacgggtcggaaaaccatctgcgttgtttgttcttgcacctgataataaaacaaaaatgtcgtgtatcacaaggtgcttaactgaagagtacAATCTATTACAGCTTcatgaaatacttgattaataaaaaaatttacttaataaaatcaaaaatctgcttttttattgcctcgcCGGGTCAGccagttttatataaaaatcccaCAAAAATCAGAAATAGGCAAATCATAATTTCGCTATAGCATCAAATATGGTACATTAAtgcgtacatacaaatgtatgcatgaatatacagtggctcaataaagaacccggacacccaagtgatatgtacatacgagtacgtTTACCGTACACTTGCACAGTGCTTAGACAGTGCTTTCTGAAAACATAAATgtgagaaatatattaaaatatttcataatgtaacatattataataaaatataaaataatgtatAATAAAAGCGCTGCCAAGTCCCAACTCGACCTCCTCGTGGTGGCAGCTGGGAAACACTAAGGATTTCTATTGAAAATGTCTATTTAAATAGAACCCGAGTAGGTCAACGGAGTGGCCAAACCAGCTCATACATccgtttattttcttttattattttaattaatttgtatagGCAACATCATTGTACACCAtctgcaaatgtacatatatacatacgcacgATCCCATTTGCAAATACAAGAATTCGTTTAATCATAAGTTTTCCAAAAGTATTAAGATGTGCAATatgtaatatttgttttataaatgtgACATACAATTatttagataaaaattaaaatatagcagaaaaatttgtgctgaagtccaaaataaacaaaactgtgcTAAATTAGAAAcggcaggagctttgttctgataacttcgaggtATTTATTCCAGAGGGGACCTCAATATACTATTTGGGAGAtttaaaagattttcgaaagagtgtttcaggtcattgaccggaacgtccttcaggatgtcggacgcaaaacgtttttctttcatgGCCAATGCAATTTTCAGAATAGGTAGAAGGCACAGGGAGCCTTATCAGTCGAATACGGTGAGTGTGTTGGTTAG comes from Anastrepha obliqua isolate idAnaObli1 chromosome 6, idAnaObli1_1.0, whole genome shotgun sequence and encodes:
- the LOC129250015 gene encoding uncharacterized protein LOC129250015 isoform X1, with translation MEFLFSEETIGIEAQQPVGDKAVEELLKTVLTNQAKLLENQKIVMDQFFHFGKRLTNLENIFNENKIEASEQLTEFKTVRECKVLLRRIHHSVCKMTGEEVDEIQTEISSTLPLQTVAAAEEFEKKLLQQEYVEAMKTLLLKIKGPETTVDDLLRQLYSDEMLSLCNWDGRGNKEALSQYSLVSDILFDIFQLCGRTTYEKNIRRSIELSHHRFKQRNYRQRNLNPK
- the LOC129250015 gene encoding uncharacterized protein LOC129250015 isoform X2, whose product is MEFLFSEETIGIEAQQPVGDKVEELLKTVLTNQAKLLENQKIVMDQFFHFGKRLTNLENIFNENKIEASEQLTEFKTVRECKVLLRRIHHSVCKMTGEEVDEIQTEISSTLPLQTVAAAEEFEKKLLQQEYVEAMKTLLLKIKGPETTVDDLLRQLYSDEMLSLCNWDGRGNKEALSQYSLVSDILFDIFQLCGRTTYEKNIRRSIELSHHRFKQRNYRQRNLNPK